A region of the Pedococcus aerophilus genome:
CCGGCGGCGGGAGGTCGGGCGGGGTGGCCGTGGTGGTGGCCTCGCCATCCATCGTCGCGAGGTCGCCATAGCTCGCGAGGACCCGGATGCGCTCGACCTCGCCGCCGGCTCCGTCGTCCTGGAGCAGGGAGGCCTGTCCGTTCGAGACCGCGCGACCGCGTCGGAGCACGGAGGTCCGCACCGTGGCCGGCCCGGGTGCTCCGGGCGTCAGGTAGTACGCGCTGATCGCGAGCGGGTGCGGGTGTGCCGGGCGGTCACCGTCGGCGGCGCCGAGCTCGGCCGCGAGCGCGCGACCAGCGATGGACAGGAGCATCCCGCCGTTCACGCCACCGCCGATCCGCCACCCGTCGCCGAGCGCGGCGTCGTACGTGCCGGGTTCGCCGTCGCGCGCCGTGACTGCCGATCCCTCGTCGAACTCGCTGACCTGCTCGCCCATCCCACGTCCTTCCGTCACCGTGCGCGGCACACCATTCCTCGACAGGAGGGTATGCCGCGCACGGTCACCTCACGGGGTCGCCGTGGTGCGCGCCACTGCCCCGGGTGCCGCCGCAGGTGCCGGCGCAGGGGCGTCGGCAGGTGCCGCGGGCGACGCCGTGCTCGCGGGCGTCGTCGTCCCGGAGGTCGAAGACGCGCTGGGCGACGCGCTCGGTGACGCGCTCTGGCTCTGCGGCGACGACGGGCTCGGCTCGCTCGACGACGAGGGGGCCGAGGTCCCGCTCGTCGCAGTCCCGCCCGAGGTCGGGGACGGCGCGCTGCCCGACGTCGTCGCGCCGGTCCCGGACGTCGTCGGCGTCGTCGACGACGTGGCAGTCGTCGACGGAGCCGTCGAGGTCGTGGCGGTCGAGCCGGTGGTGGCCGACGGGCTGCTCCCCGGCTCCGGCTCGATCCAGGCAGGGTCCTGCCGCAGGATGGCGAGGATCTGCTGCTCGTACGCGCTCAGGCGGCCCTGGAGCTCGCTCAGCGGGACGTCCTGGATCGTCGCACCGAAGGCCGAGATCTCCGCCCACAGGGCATCGAGCGCCGCCGTGCTCTGGGCGTTGAGCGGACCGGACAGGGTCACCACGAGCTGCGTGGCGAGGGCCTGGGTGACGCACTGGACGCAGTTGTAGTTGACGGCGGCAGCGACGTTCTCGGGCACGATGACCTGTGCGTCGCCGACGATGACCACGACCTGGAACGCCACGGCCACGGCCTGGCACCCCGTGCAGGACGCGAGGGCGTAGGCCTCGTTGGCGTTGGCGACGGTGTCGCCGTCGGCCCAGACGAGGGCGAAGGCGACGTCGTAGAGCGAGGAGCCGTCGGTGGTGTTGACGGCCATGGCCTGGTTGTCGCCCTCCCCCGGCGGCAGCGGCTTGTCGAACGGGAAGACCCAGGTCGGCAGGGCCGAGCCGTCCGGCGCGGTCTGGCCGGCGCGCGGCACCATGACCACGGCGAGCCGGGGCGCGTCCGGGGTCCCCAGGGCCGCACCCTGTGGGAGGATCGCCCGACCCGTCCCATGCCGGCCCTCCTCGATCCGGGTCGGCGCACCGGAACGCACCAGCGTCGCGTTCACCGCGTCACCGACGGTGCCCCGTTCGTAGGCCTGCACCGGCCGGTAGGTCCCCTGCTGGGGCCACCACGCCCAGACCAGCCCGGCCACGACGGCGAGCGCCGCGACCCCGGCGACCCCGCGCCGTACGGGGTGGCCCTCGGTCCGGCGCCACGTGCCCACGGCGACCTGCTTGACGAAGCGGGACACGATGAAGGCGACACCGGCGACGGGCAGCGAGATGGCCACGATCGACAGGACCCGCACGGCCACCGCCAGGAGGTCACCATCGGCGAGCTGGCTCTCCAGGCGGGCCCACTGACGGCCCACCGAGGCCCACGCCGTCCCGGCCACCCGCGGGAAGCTCAGGACCATCATCACCAACGAGAACGCCAGGATCGGGACGACGACGAGCACCCAGGTCGTCACCACGGCCCGGGCCCACGGCTTGAGGACCTTGGCCTCGGGGTCGTTCCAGTGCTTCGGGAGCAACGACACGAGAGTGGGCCTGATCCGGTGGTAGAGGTCCGGGACACCGGTGACGTCGGCCAGCACGTGGTAGCCGTCGAAGCGCACCAGCGGCGCCAGCTGGCGCACCATCTGCAGGACCTGGGTCGCGATGATGAGCAGGATCGCGTCCCAGCCCGTCGCCCACCACACCCCGAACATCGCCACGGCGACGATGGCGTTGAAGTACAGGCCGCCGAGGTCGGTGCGCACCCGTCCGGCACGGCCGAGGCGGTAGCTGTCGGTCACGTCAGTGTAGAACGCCGGCCACACGAGGTACAGGCCGGTGCCCATCGCCCCGGGGGTGGCACCGCCGTACCGCGCGGCCGCGGCGTGACCGAACTCGTGGAACCCGGCGGACACGACCGTGAGCGCGAACACCGCCAGGAGCAACGCCGGCTGGTCGAAGGCCTGGTGCGTCGCGGATGCGAGACCCTTGTGCCACAGGACCCAGCCACAGACCGCGAAGAACGCCGCCATGACCAGGGCGACCACCACGGGCGCGAACAGCAGCGCGAACGGCGCCGTCGCCCTGCGCGTGACGTCGGGGTCGGTGACGACGTAGCGGAATCGCAGTCCCAGCAACGGATTCGCGCGCTTCAGCTCGGGGTCCGAGCCGTCCGCCTTCTTGAGGACCCCGATGGTGCGGAGCTTCGCGTCGCAGAGCGTCGCGACGTCCTCGGCCCGGACCTGTCGCCCTATCGCCGCACCGACCGCCTCGGCGATCTGGGTGGTGGTGCGGCGGCCGTCGACCTGCTCGAGGACGGCATACAGCAGGGGCGTGAGCTGGATCGTCTGGCCGTCGCCACGTCGCACCAGCGCCGGCGCGACGCGGTACCCCGACCCGGGCACCTCGCCCAGGAGCTGCACGCCGTCGGCGAGGACGGGGACGTCGATACCGGTCGGCTGGACGTTCGTGGCGGTCGCTGAGCCTGCCCTCGAACCGGTCGGTTCGGGGGCAGGCTGGCGCCCGGTCGGGGCGCCGGGCCCCTCGAAGGGAGTCACGTCAGCGTGTTCTGGCGCCGACTACTGCGAGACGTCCGAGGACTGGTCCGTCGTCGCGTTCGCGTCGGCGTCGATGTCCTGGGTGATGATGGCGTCCTGCTGGGCGAGCGCCGCGGCGTCGGAGTCGATGGAGCCGACGTTGGCGGCCACGGCCGCGTCGATCGGCGCTGCGACGTTGGCGTTGGCGGCCACGGCCCCTGCGATGGGCGCGGCGAGGTCGAGGTCGGCCGCGAGGTCCACGTCGACGTTGAGGAGGGGTCCGTCGAGGGCACCACCGGCGTCGATCGCGTCGGTCGGCGAGGCACCGTCCACCGGGACGGTGGGCTCGGTCGTCGGCGTCTGGGTGGCCTCGTCCACGGGGGCCGGCGCGGCGTCGGCCTGGTCGATGGTCGAGTCCTGGCTCCCCTCGGCGACGGCTTCACCGGTGATGCCCTGGTCGATGATGACGCCCTGGTCGGCGAGCGCCTGGGCCTCCGAGCCGACGGACAGCACGTTGGCGCCCACGGCCGCATCGATCGGGGCGGCGACGTTGGCGTTCGCCGCGACCGCGAGGTCGATCGGCGCAGCGGCGTCGAGGCCGATGTCGAGGTCCGCATTCAGGTCGAGGAGGCTGATGACCTCCTTGTCGGGCAGTGCGGTGCTGCCTTCGGCAGCGAGCTCCTCCGCGGTCAGCGGCGGCATGGTCGAGTCAGTCATGGTGCACTCCGTGTCTCGGACGAATTCCCCCGGCAAGATGACTCGGCGACACTAGCGGTGCCGCTCGCCAGCCGCACGCCGAATGGCATGGTGACCTGCGGAAATGGCGTCACGCGGCGGTCAGAGGGCGGGCAGTCCGTCCTCGAGGTACGCCGCCGGGCCGGCGTGCGTCGCGAGGAAGGCCAGCAGGCGCTGGTTGTATGGCGCGACGTGCCGGTCGAGTTCCTCCTCCGCCACCCAGTGGACGGCGCGGATCTCCCGGGGCTGGAGCGTCGCGCGGGCGACGAAGTCGTCGTCGACGACCCCGAGGTCGAAGACGAAGACCGTCGCGTCGGACCAGCCGCGCCACGGCGGCAACCAGTTGACCGCGAGCAGCCCGCGGACCTCGACGTCGACACCGAGCTCCTCCCGGACCTCCCTCACCACGCAGTGGGCCGGCGACTCGTGCGGGTCGACGACGCCTCCCGGGAGGTCCCACTCCTGCTTGTAGACCAGCTCGCACAGCAGCACTTGGCCACCGGCGTCGCGGAGCACGCCCTGGGCGATGGCGCGCTTGGTGGGCAGGGCGGAGTTGAGCTGGGCGATGAAGCCCTCCCTGCTCTCCGGCGACGGGTCGTCGTCGAGCACCCCCAGCACCACGACGTCACCGCGGCCCCCAGGGACGTTCTGCGAACGGCTCACGCCCTCCTTGCGCAACCCGGCCCGCATGGCTGCCCGGACCGAGTCGCGGTCGGCGTCCTCGACCCTCGCCTCGACCCGCCGGAGCCCCAGGTCGTCGAACGCCCAGCGGAGCACGAGGCGCAGGGCCCGCTCGACGATGCCGACGCCGCGGTACTCCGGCACGAAGACCCAGATGACCTCGGCATCACCGTCGGCGCCCAGCAGCAGCTCGACCCTGCCGACCCGCTCGTGCTGCCAGTGCACCTCGAAGGCCCGGACGTCGTCCTGGTCGGGTTCCTCCCCGACACCGCGGACGACGAGGTCGTCATCGACCAGGGCGGGCTCGGGGGCCGCTGCGGTGCTCATCGCCCGCACGACCCGGACAGGGCTCCCGGGCGCACGGGGTGGTGTGGTGCGGTCTCTGCCATGTCCGGCACGCTACCTGCCGCGCTGCCTCCCGCTCCCTGTCGGTGGGGGCTGGCACAGTCCTGGCCATGGAACTCGTCCTCGCCCTGCTCGTCGGCCTCGTCCTCGGCGCGGCTGTCGCCGTCGCGGTGTGCCGCCAGCTCGGCGTCGTCCGCGGCGCCGGCGTCACCGCCGAGCGCGACCTGCTGCGCGAGCGCGTCGTGGACCTCGAGGCCGCCCTCTCCGACGACGCCCAGACGGCTGCGGCCCTCGCTCCCCTGCGCGACGCGCTGGGGCGGGTCGAGCAGCAGGTGGGCACCCTCGAGCGCGACCGGACCCACCAGTACGCGGCGCTGGAGCAGACGATGGCCCAGGTGCACGCCTCGACGACGGCGCTGGGCCGTCAGACCCAGAGCCTGGCCGGGTCGCTCAACGCCTCGACCGTGCGTGGCGCCTGGGGCGAGGTGCAGCTGCGACGGGTCCTCGAGCACGCCGGCCTGCTGGCACGGTGCGACTTCGACGAGCAGGTGCACCGGGTGAGCCGTCACGACCGACAGGTCCGCCCCGATGTCGTGGTGCGACTGCCCGGCCAGAAGTTCCTCGTCGTCGACTCCAAGGCACCGATGGTCGCCTTCCTCAAGGCGCAGGCCGACGACCTGCCCGGCGACGAGCGGACCCGGCTGCTGCGCGAGCACGCCTCGCACCTCCAGGGGCACGTCAGGGCCCTCGCCGCCAAGGACTACTGGTCGGCGTTCGAGAGCTCACCGGAGATGGTCGTGTGCTTCGTGCCCAGCGAGGCCATGCTTTCGGCCGCCCTCGCCGCCGACCCCAGCCTGCACGAGGACGCGATGGCCCGCCGCGTCGTGCTGGTGGGCCCCGGCACCCTGATGGCCCTGCTGCGGACGGTGGCCTTCACCTGGCAGCAGGACGCGCTGACGGCCAACGCCCGCGAGCTGATGGCCGTCGGTCGCGAGCTCTACGCGCGCCTGGGCACCCTCGGCAGCCACACCGCGCGGATGGGCGGTGCGCTGCAGCGGTCCGTCGAGGCCTACAACCAGATGGTCGGCGCCCTCGAGTCACGGGTCCTGGTGACCGCACGACGGATGCACGAGCTCGAGGTGGTCGAGGACGAGCTGCCCGTCGCCCGTCCCGTGGAGACCGGACCGCGGGTCCTGACGGCGGTCGAGCTGCTCGAGGCCGCGACGGCGCAGGACGCCAGGCCTCAGCTGGACCTGTCGGCCGAGTCCCTGGGCCGGGCAGCGGCAGGGACCGTGAGCGACGACGCGGCGCCGAGGTGGACGGGCAGGGAGTCGACCGCGTAGACGATCGACTGGTCGCGGAACCTCAGCTGTGCGGGGTGGACGGCCAGGGCCATCTCCGGGAACCGTCGGGCGAGCCGTGGAAAGGCCATGCGCAGCTCGAGGCGCGCCAGCTCGGCACCGACGCAGCGGTGGAAGCCGTGGCCGAAGGCGAGGTGCGGTGAGGGCGGACGGTCGGGACGGAAGGTGTCGAGGTCGGGACCGATGCGGGGGTCCCGGTCGCCGCGGGCCAGCGCGACGATGACCACGTCCCCCTTGCGGACCTTGCGCCCGAAGAGGTCGTGGTCCTCCAGGGCGAACCGGGGGAACGCGATCTGGACCACCGAGAGGTAGCGCAACATCTCCTCCACCACCCGGTCGATCGAGGCGGGGTCGTCACGGACGAGCTCGAAGTACGGGCGGTCGCGCAGCAGGACGAGCGAACCCAGCGCGAGCATGCTGGCCGTGGTCTCGTAGCCCCCCGTGAAGACGCCGTCGGCCAGGCCCGCGATCTCCTCATCGCTGACCTCGTCGCCGGCCTCCGCGATGATCCGGCCGAGCAACCCGTCGCCGGGGTCCTGCCGCTGGCGCCTGGTGGCTTCGAGCAGGAAGCCGCGCGACGCCGAGATCGCCCCGAACGCCCCTGCCCCGCCGGCTGACACGTCGAACCGCGCGTGCGACAGCGCCTGGAAGCGCGCCCGGTCCTCGGCCGGCAGGCCCAGCAGCTCGCAGATCACGAGGAAGGGGATCGGGAAGGCGAAGTCCTCCACGATGTCGACCTCGGGCCCCTTGGCTGCCATCAGGTCGAGCTGGGCGTCGATGATGTGCTCGATCCGGGGCGTCAACCGTTGGATCCGCCGCATGGTGAACTCCGGGGTCAGGAGTCCGCGCAGCCGGGTGTGCTCCGGGGGGTCGGTGAACCCGAGCCCACCGACGGCGCCACCGCTGGCCCCGACGTAGGGCCGCACGTCGTTGCTGTACCTCCCCTGGTCCGCCAGGACCGCCTTGCCCTCGGGGTGGCCCGACACCAGCCAGATGTTCATCCCGAACATGTGGGCGAGCCGGTGCACGGGCTCCCCGGCGCCCGGCCCGAGCCGGGTCGTGGGGTCCAGGCCGTCGCGCCGCAGCGGACGCAGGAGGCGGCGGGGCACCGAGTCCAGCAGCGACAGGTCGACGACGGCGGGTCCGCGGGCCACGAGGCGCCGCAGGATCCGCCTCCTCGTCGCCGACAGGTCGATCATGGTCAGACGGTACCCGCGCGCACCGCCAGATCGGTGAGGTGCGCGCGCACGGCGGCGCGCAGTCTCGTGCGGGGCAGCTGCCGGGGGTACATCGTCCCGTGCACCGCGAGCCCGTCGAGCAGGCCGTGCAACCGGTCGGTCTCCCCCACGACGTCGAGGTCCGCAGCGGCGTCGTGCGCCAGGTGGCGCACGACGCCGTCGCACAGCCCGCGCAGGCTGCGGTGCGCGTCGTCGGCCAGCGCCCGGAGGTGCTCGTGGGTCCGGGCACTGGCGAGCAGGGCCAACCACACCTCCGACTCGGCCTTGCGTTGGGCGTCCAGCGGCAGCACCTCGCCGAGGACCTCGACCAGCGCCTCGAGGTCGGCCTGCTCGCGGTCGAGCGCATCAAGGCGTTGCTGGACCCGCGCCTTCGCCCGCTCGCCGAGCGTCGTCATGGCGAAGGCCATGAGCTCGTCCTGGCTCGAGAAGTAGTGGCGGATTGCCCCGGTCGACCACCCCGCCTCGGCCGAGACGGTGCGCACCGACGCCGCGGCCACGCCGTCACGCAGGACCACCCGCCACAGGGCATCGGCGATCTCGTCACGACGCTGCTCGTGGTCGACGACTTTGGGCATGCCTTGTTCTATCACGACCGTGCTAGATTATTTCGCAACACGTTCGTGCTAAATAGATTGGATGCCGTCATGCTGGTCGGGTTGATCCTCGTCTGCGAGGTGCTCTTCTGGGTGGTCCTGCTGTCCGGGCTGGCTGCTCGCTACCTCTTGCGTCGCGAGCGCCTCAGCCGGGTGCTGCTCGTCTCCGCTCCCCTGGTCGACCTCATCCTGCTCACCGCGACGGCCCTAGACCTGCGCGCCGGCGGCACCGCGACGGTCGCCCACTCCCTCGCCGCCGTCTACATCGGCGTCTCCGTGGGGTTCGGCCATCGCATGGTCGCCTGGGCGGACGAGCGCTTCGCGCACCGGTATGCCGGTGGGCCGGCCCCCACACCGAAGCCGCGGCACGGGCGCGCCCACGCCGCACACGAACGTCGCGCGTGGCTGCACCACCTCACGGCCTGGGCCGTGGGGTGCGGCCTGCTGGCGCTGGCCGTCGTCCTCGTCGGCGACGCCGAGCGAACCGCCGCCCTGTGGGGCACGGCGAGGCTGTGGACGCTCGTCCTCGTCGTGGACGGCGTCATCAGCCTGAGCTACACCGTGCGCCCCCGTCCCGAGGAGGACCGCGTACCTGCGGGCGCGCGGTGACCGCCCCGGTGACTAGTGGAGCGAGCCGGCTTCCTCGAAGGCGCCGTCGTGGCGCATCT
Encoded here:
- a CDS encoding thioesterase family protein; its protein translation is MGEQVSEFDEGSAVTARDGEPGTYDAALGDGWRIGGGVNGGMLLSIAGRALAAELGAADGDRPAHPHPLAISAYYLTPGAPGPATVRTSVLRRGRAVSNGQASLLQDDGAGGEVERIRVLASYGDLATMDGEATTTATPPDLPPPDRCLSTEQAPPSFLKAASLLERLDLRLDPATTGWAMGKPSGNGVIRGWLRMVDGREPDPLLLLLAVDALPPVAFELGLPGWAPTLELTAHVRARPAPGWLRVNLTSRTMSGGYLEEDAEVWDSEGRLVALSRQLARAATPRR
- a CDS encoding peptidoglycan-binding protein, producing the protein MTDSTMPPLTAEELAAEGSTALPDKEVISLLDLNADLDIGLDAAAPIDLAVAANANVAAPIDAAVGANVLSVGSEAQALADQGVIIDQGITGEAVAEGSQDSTIDQADAAPAPVDEATQTPTTEPTVPVDGASPTDAIDAGGALDGPLLNVDVDLAADLDLAAPIAGAVAANANVAAPIDAAVAANVGSIDSDAAALAQQDAIITQDIDADANATTDQSSDVSQ
- a CDS encoding NUDIX hydrolase, which produces MSTAAAPEPALVDDDLVVRGVGEEPDQDDVRAFEVHWQHERVGRVELLLGADGDAEVIWVFVPEYRGVGIVERALRLVLRWAFDDLGLRRVEARVEDADRDSVRAAMRAGLRKEGVSRSQNVPGGRGDVVVLGVLDDDPSPESREGFIAQLNSALPTKRAIAQGVLRDAGGQVLLCELVYKQEWDLPGGVVDPHESPAHCVVREVREELGVDVEVRGLLAVNWLPPWRGWSDATVFVFDLGVVDDDFVARATLQPREIRAVHWVAEEELDRHVAPYNQRLLAFLATHAGPAAYLEDGLPAL
- a CDS encoding DNA recombination protein RmuC, with protein sequence MELVLALLVGLVLGAAVAVAVCRQLGVVRGAGVTAERDLLRERVVDLEAALSDDAQTAAALAPLRDALGRVEQQVGTLERDRTHQYAALEQTMAQVHASTTALGRQTQSLAGSLNASTVRGAWGEVQLRRVLEHAGLLARCDFDEQVHRVSRHDRQVRPDVVVRLPGQKFLVVDSKAPMVAFLKAQADDLPGDERTRLLREHASHLQGHVRALAAKDYWSAFESSPEMVVCFVPSEAMLSAALAADPSLHEDAMARRVVLVGPGTLMALLRTVAFTWQQDALTANARELMAVGRELYARLGTLGSHTARMGGALQRSVEAYNQMVGALESRVLVTARRMHELEVVEDELPVARPVETGPRVLTAVELLEAATAQDARPQLDLSAESLGRAAAGTVSDDAAPRWTGRESTA
- a CDS encoding cytochrome P450, which codes for MIDLSATRRRILRRLVARGPAVVDLSLLDSVPRRLLRPLRRDGLDPTTRLGPGAGEPVHRLAHMFGMNIWLVSGHPEGKAVLADQGRYSNDVRPYVGASGGAVGGLGFTDPPEHTRLRGLLTPEFTMRRIQRLTPRIEHIIDAQLDLMAAKGPEVDIVEDFAFPIPFLVICELLGLPAEDRARFQALSHARFDVSAGGAGAFGAISASRGFLLEATRRQRQDPGDGLLGRIIAEAGDEVSDEEIAGLADGVFTGGYETTASMLALGSLVLLRDRPYFELVRDDPASIDRVVEEMLRYLSVVQIAFPRFALEDHDLFGRKVRKGDVVIVALARGDRDPRIGPDLDTFRPDRPPSPHLAFGHGFHRCVGAELARLELRMAFPRLARRFPEMALAVHPAQLRFRDQSIVYAVDSLPVHLGAASSLTVPAAARPRDSADRSS
- a CDS encoding TetR/AcrR family transcriptional regulator codes for the protein MPKVVDHEQRRDEIADALWRVVLRDGVAAASVRTVSAEAGWSTGAIRHYFSSQDELMAFAMTTLGERAKARVQQRLDALDREQADLEALVEVLGEVLPLDAQRKAESEVWLALLASARTHEHLRALADDAHRSLRGLCDGVVRHLAHDAAADLDVVGETDRLHGLLDGLAVHGTMYPRQLPRTRLRAAVRAHLTDLAVRAGTV